The following are encoded in a window of Stigmatella erecta genomic DNA:
- a CDS encoding DUF4159 domain-containing protein, whose product MTARRVTRRNLLLGTAALGTLLARRASAFGEKSRFIPAVARHGGTWDTRLSGLRRIAWELQRRTSVEVLPEARPFELSSPELFEYPFLYFGGEGAFPPLKPAEVENLRRYLTFGGFLLADANDGSDGDGFDASFRRELARILPQSPLTDVPSTHVVFKSFFLLDAAPGRFLNKPQMMAATLGKRAAVMYSQNDLAGAWSRGEGGDYEFDVTPGGEPQRELAIRVGINLLMYALCLDYKDDAVHLPIILNKRR is encoded by the coding sequence ATGACCGCGCGGCGTGTAACCCGTCGAAACCTCCTGCTCGGCACGGCCGCGCTCGGCACCCTCCTGGCGCGCCGGGCCTCGGCCTTCGGTGAGAAGAGCCGCTTCATTCCGGCCGTGGCCCGGCATGGCGGCACCTGGGATACGCGCCTGTCGGGGCTTCGCCGCATCGCCTGGGAGCTGCAGCGGCGCACCTCCGTGGAGGTGCTGCCCGAGGCGCGCCCCTTCGAGCTGAGCAGCCCCGAACTCTTCGAATACCCCTTCCTCTACTTCGGGGGCGAGGGCGCCTTCCCGCCGCTGAAGCCCGCGGAGGTGGAGAACCTCCGGCGCTACCTGACGTTCGGCGGCTTCCTGCTGGCGGATGCCAACGACGGCAGCGACGGGGACGGGTTCGATGCCAGCTTCCGCCGCGAGCTGGCGCGCATCCTGCCGCAGAGCCCCCTGACGGACGTGCCCTCCACGCACGTCGTCTTCAAGAGCTTCTTCCTGCTGGACGCGGCGCCCGGCCGGTTCCTCAACAAGCCGCAGATGATGGCCGCCACGCTCGGCAAGCGCGCCGCGGTGATGTACTCGCAGAACGACCTGGCCGGGGCCTGGAGCCGGGGCGAGGGCGGCGACTACGAATTCGACGTCACGCCCGGCGGCGAGCCGCAGCGGGAGCTGGCCATCCGCGTGGGCATCAATCTGCTCATGTATGCCCTCTGCCTGGACTACAAGGACGATGCCGTCCACTTGCCCATCATCCTCAACAAGCGGCGCTGA
- a CDS encoding molecular chaperone DnaJ, whose protein sequence is MRSAWKQVEAGDVAGARREAHRILATPTNPPEERAQAEELLRRTQTPRALYGFALLALGLLVLLVTLALSRY, encoded by the coding sequence ATGCGTTCGGCCTGGAAGCAGGTGGAAGCCGGGGACGTGGCGGGCGCGCGCCGGGAGGCCCACCGCATCCTGGCCACCCCCACCAACCCCCCGGAGGAGCGGGCCCAGGCCGAGGAGCTGCTGCGCAGGACCCAGACGCCCCGGGCCCTCTACGGGTTCGCCCTGCTGGCCCTCGGGCTCCTCGTGCTGCTCGTCACGCTGGCGCTCTCGCGCTATTAA
- a CDS encoding beta-ketoacyl synthase N-terminal-like domain-containing protein produces the protein MRRVGIFGWGVVAPRSRDIDAFERNLSSAESWLSAFNGFGPDNFLVGMPEFDFAEYKPWIDARFPPNRFTQLEKKAGQPTRYAIGAFIQALKQNPGLEQELQSLGIRTHVYVGTGLGDLPTIHDITLTLHRAQRRWDRFWAEPVRNAALRQWQETKEPRPGLPPAPETVDVQERDEAEEAWWHYWAGQSLELREYLAELKEIEGLGVEGDVESAKLAVIKEKRTRSARLQKKWSTPEPPWNSVSANLLWNIHNAPAAQISMLGKLTGMTFAPVAACSSFGYGLKLAMDAIHRGDAKAVVLGMADPPPHPLTVGGFYNARVVAADATVSKPLTALRGTHISGGAVMWIVGDLEHFTAKGFKPLGMEPITVGVSADADHIITPSQEGPTLAIHEALSRAGCTPAQMGTWDLHATATPGDFLEVQTLRGLFPESVLVTARKGTFGHGMAVGGGWELTAQYLGYARGSLFPTPLREGELNREIGKVHGRFVYDQGVPVPEGFAGKLSMGVGGINACVISRPWR, from the coding sequence GTGCGCAGAGTGGGAATCTTCGGCTGGGGTGTTGTGGCTCCTCGCTCCCGGGACATCGACGCTTTCGAGCGGAACCTGTCATCCGCCGAGAGCTGGTTGTCGGCGTTCAACGGCTTCGGCCCGGACAACTTCCTCGTCGGGATGCCCGAGTTCGACTTCGCCGAGTACAAGCCGTGGATTGACGCGCGCTTTCCGCCCAACCGCTTCACGCAGCTCGAGAAGAAGGCCGGCCAGCCCACCCGGTACGCCATTGGCGCGTTCATCCAGGCGCTCAAGCAGAACCCGGGCCTGGAGCAGGAGCTGCAGTCGCTGGGCATCCGCACCCATGTCTACGTGGGCACCGGCCTGGGCGATCTGCCCACCATCCATGACATCACGCTGACGCTGCACCGGGCTCAGCGGCGGTGGGACCGGTTCTGGGCCGAGCCCGTGCGCAACGCCGCGCTGCGCCAGTGGCAGGAGACGAAAGAGCCCCGGCCGGGGCTGCCGCCCGCGCCCGAGACGGTGGACGTGCAGGAGCGGGACGAGGCCGAGGAGGCCTGGTGGCACTACTGGGCCGGCCAGTCCCTGGAGCTGCGCGAGTACCTGGCCGAGCTGAAGGAGATTGAAGGGCTGGGCGTGGAAGGGGACGTGGAGTCCGCCAAGCTCGCCGTCATCAAGGAGAAGCGCACCCGCAGCGCCCGGCTCCAGAAGAAGTGGAGCACCCCCGAGCCGCCGTGGAACTCGGTGTCCGCCAACCTCCTGTGGAACATCCACAACGCCCCGGCGGCGCAGATCTCCATGCTGGGCAAGCTCACCGGCATGACGTTCGCGCCCGTGGCCGCGTGCTCCTCCTTTGGCTACGGGCTGAAGCTGGCGATGGATGCCATCCACCGGGGCGATGCCAAGGCGGTGGTGCTGGGCATGGCGGATCCGCCGCCGCACCCGCTCACCGTGGGCGGCTTCTACAACGCCCGCGTCGTGGCCGCGGATGCCACCGTCTCCAAGCCCCTCACCGCCCTGCGCGGCACGCACATCTCGGGCGGCGCGGTGATGTGGATCGTCGGGGACCTGGAGCACTTCACCGCCAAGGGCTTCAAGCCCCTGGGCATGGAGCCCATCACCGTGGGCGTCTCCGCGGACGCCGACCACATCATCACCCCCTCGCAGGAAGGCCCCACCCTGGCCATCCACGAGGCGCTCTCCCGCGCGGGCTGCACCCCCGCGCAGATGGGCACGTGGGATCTCCACGCCACCGCCACCCCCGGGGACTTCCTGGAGGTGCAGACGCTGCGCGGCCTGTTCCCCGAGTCGGTGCTCGTCACCGCCCGCAAGGGTACCTTCGGCCACGGCATGGCCGTGGGCGGCGGCTGGGAGCTGACGGCCCAGTACCTGGGCTATGCGCGCGGCAGCCTCTTCCCCACCCCGCTCCGGGAGGGCGAACTCAACCGGGAGATCGGCAAGGTGCACGGCCGCTTCGTCTACGACCAGGGAGTGCCTGTCCCCGAGGGCTTCGCCGGCAAGCTCTCCATGGGCGTGGGCGGCATCAACGCCTGCGTCATCTCCCGCCCCTGGCGGTGA
- a CDS encoding sigma-70 family RNA polymerase sigma factor, whose translation MANGRKRTNGTASRPRVKRPGTPEPQAGAPQEAEEQEAEAVDPESLEPAPEELEEVDAEAEELEAPRAPARALVPSADAGVARKDPLQAYMAEVTRHPLLKREEEYALAKNYQQTGDVRAAYRLVASNLRLVVKLAHEYHRNPLSLLDLVQEGNIGLMQAVKKYDPDRGVKLSSYAAWWIRAYILRYIMDNWKMVKLGTTEAQRKLFFKLRQEQEKLIAQGFEPSPKLLAERLNVTEQDVVEMDQRLGHDEMSIDAPLGDETRASRADRLLPSSAVGAEERLGNEQLKELFREKLAEFAQSLEGKERYIFEHRLTADEPLTLQDIGDKYGVSRERARQIEAALINRMREFMRERIPDFDLVAVPKG comes from the coding sequence ATGGCGAATGGGAGGAAGAGAACCAATGGAACGGCCTCCCGGCCCCGCGTGAAGCGGCCGGGAACCCCCGAACCGCAGGCCGGGGCCCCCCAGGAGGCCGAGGAGCAGGAGGCCGAGGCCGTTGACCCCGAGTCCCTGGAGCCCGCTCCCGAGGAGTTGGAGGAGGTGGACGCCGAGGCCGAGGAGCTGGAGGCGCCCAGGGCCCCTGCCCGGGCCCTGGTGCCCTCCGCGGACGCGGGGGTGGCGCGCAAGGACCCCCTTCAGGCCTACATGGCCGAGGTGACCCGCCACCCCCTGCTCAAGCGGGAGGAGGAATACGCGCTTGCCAAGAATTACCAGCAAACCGGGGATGTGCGGGCGGCCTACCGGCTGGTGGCGTCCAACCTGCGGCTGGTGGTGAAGCTGGCCCACGAGTACCACCGCAACCCGCTGTCCCTGCTGGACCTGGTCCAGGAGGGCAACATCGGGCTGATGCAGGCGGTGAAGAAGTACGATCCGGACCGGGGGGTGAAGCTCAGCTCCTACGCGGCGTGGTGGATTCGCGCCTACATCCTCCGGTACATCATGGACAACTGGAAGATGGTGAAGCTGGGGACGACCGAGGCCCAGCGGAAGCTCTTCTTCAAGCTGCGCCAGGAGCAGGAGAAGCTCATCGCCCAGGGGTTCGAGCCCAGCCCGAAGCTGCTCGCCGAGCGGCTCAACGTCACCGAGCAGGACGTGGTGGAGATGGACCAGCGGCTGGGGCACGACGAGATGTCCATCGACGCGCCGCTGGGGGACGAGACGCGGGCCTCGCGAGCCGACCGCCTCCTGCCCTCCTCCGCGGTGGGGGCCGAGGAGCGCTTGGGCAATGAACAGCTCAAGGAGCTGTTCCGGGAGAAGCTGGCCGAGTTCGCCCAGTCCCTGGAGGGCAAGGAGCGCTACATCTTCGAGCACCGCCTCACCGCCGACGAGCCGCTCACGCTTCAGGACATCGGCGACAAGTACGGGGTGAGCCGCGAGCGGGCCCGGCAGATCGAAGCCGCGCTCATCAACCGGATGCGCGAGTTCATGCGCGAGCGCATCCCGGACTTCGACCTGGTGGCCGTGCCCAAGGGGTGA
- a CDS encoding DEAD/DEAH box helicase: protein MSDIPQDPNASGTPETEAPGRPAEYVADVSFEDLHLSEPLRRAIAERGYTHPTPVQAKAFKPVMEGRDLIVRSKTGTGKTAAFGLPLLEKIPADERRVRALILCPTRELALQVADELRELGKHKGVKVAAIYGGASMKQQEDALEDGTPIIVGTPGRVFDHIGRGNLKLDGCDHAVLDEADEMLNQGFYEEVTRILDRLPKNRQVLLFSATVPTDIQNLIARYTTDAETLLLSGDVFTVEHIHHIRYDVSDAFPKPRNLIYVLEKTEPPNAIIFCNTRDDTALVTAVLNRNGFDAELLNGDLPQKERERVMGKVKRGEVAFMVATDIAARGIDISGLEYVINYSLPEDPAVYLHRVGRTGRIGNKGTAINLFSGRELATYTTLEKKYGIKFDQQEMPAPEEAMRLWTERHVRELREGASGSIFEGFLPLAAQLKQRPDADDLVAFLLKYFFSHLRMEKAQAAQEPERREAPERKFEGRREGREGREGREGREGRKDRERGRERGERSERERAPRTEHAERHARPPRRDEPRRGSGGGSSGGSGGASLEPGPGEAKLWVNLGTADGLGPGSIATALEDAGAPVGKVVRAELRPTFAYVFVAEEDCAAFETLNGKQQGTKTLRVEKSRPRSERPEGAARPPPSPDAGPGEVKLWTNLGMDDGLDEAKFTAALEAAGAPAGKVLKALLRPTYGYAYVAEADAPGFEGLNGKQHGEKALKVERHRPRGARDDRRRERREEPPEVPGQTRLWVNLGKQDGLDDAGVTAALEGAGAPAGKVARVELRQTYAYVFVADEDATAFESTHGKPHGEKTLKLERAKKR, encoded by the coding sequence ATGAGCGACATTCCGCAAGACCCGAACGCATCGGGCACCCCTGAGACCGAGGCACCTGGCCGTCCCGCTGAGTACGTCGCGGACGTCAGCTTCGAGGACCTCCATCTCTCCGAACCCCTCCGGCGCGCCATCGCCGAGCGGGGCTATACCCACCCCACCCCCGTGCAGGCCAAGGCCTTCAAGCCTGTCATGGAGGGCAGGGATCTCATTGTCCGCAGCAAGACGGGCACGGGCAAGACGGCCGCTTTCGGACTGCCCCTGCTGGAGAAGATTCCCGCCGACGAGCGGCGCGTGCGCGCCCTCATCCTGTGCCCCACGCGCGAGCTGGCCCTGCAGGTGGCCGACGAGCTGCGGGAGCTCGGCAAGCACAAGGGCGTGAAGGTGGCGGCCATCTACGGCGGCGCCTCCATGAAGCAGCAGGAGGACGCGCTGGAGGATGGCACGCCCATCATCGTCGGCACGCCGGGGCGCGTGTTCGACCATATCGGCCGGGGCAACCTAAAGCTGGACGGGTGTGACCACGCGGTGCTGGACGAAGCCGACGAGATGCTCAACCAGGGCTTCTACGAGGAAGTCACGCGCATCCTCGACAGGCTTCCGAAGAACCGGCAGGTGCTGCTGTTCAGCGCCACGGTGCCCACGGACATCCAGAACCTGATTGCCCGCTACACCACCGACGCCGAGACGCTGCTGCTGTCCGGCGACGTGTTCACCGTCGAGCACATCCACCACATCCGCTACGACGTGTCGGATGCCTTCCCCAAGCCGCGCAACCTCATCTACGTGCTGGAGAAGACCGAGCCCCCCAACGCCATCATCTTCTGCAACACGCGGGATGACACGGCGCTGGTGACCGCGGTCCTCAACCGCAACGGCTTCGACGCGGAGCTGCTCAACGGGGACCTGCCGCAGAAGGAGCGCGAGCGGGTGATGGGCAAGGTGAAGCGCGGGGAAGTGGCCTTCATGGTGGCCACGGACATCGCCGCGCGCGGCATCGACATCTCCGGGCTGGAGTACGTCATCAACTACTCGCTGCCCGAGGATCCGGCGGTGTACCTGCACCGCGTGGGCCGCACCGGCCGCATCGGCAACAAGGGCACCGCCATCAACCTCTTCTCCGGCCGCGAGCTGGCCACGTACACCACGCTGGAGAAGAAGTACGGCATCAAGTTCGACCAGCAGGAGATGCCCGCCCCCGAGGAGGCGATGCGCCTGTGGACCGAGCGCCACGTGCGCGAGCTGCGCGAGGGGGCCTCGGGCTCCATCTTCGAGGGCTTCCTGCCCCTGGCCGCCCAGCTCAAGCAGCGCCCGGACGCCGATGACCTCGTCGCGTTCCTGCTCAAGTACTTCTTCAGCCACCTGCGCATGGAGAAGGCCCAGGCGGCGCAGGAGCCCGAGCGCCGGGAGGCCCCCGAGCGCAAGTTCGAGGGCCGGCGCGAGGGACGCGAAGGCCGGGAGGGCCGCGAAGGGCGCGAGGGCCGCAAGGACCGCGAGCGCGGCCGGGAGCGCGGAGAGCGGAGCGAGCGGGAGCGCGCCCCCCGCACCGAGCACGCCGAGCGGCATGCCCGTCCTCCTCGCCGGGATGAGCCCCGGCGCGGCAGCGGCGGCGGTAGCAGCGGCGGCAGCGGCGGCGCGTCGCTGGAGCCGGGCCCGGGCGAGGCCAAGCTGTGGGTGAACCTGGGCACCGCGGATGGCCTGGGGCCGGGCAGCATCGCCACGGCGCTGGAGGACGCGGGCGCCCCGGTGGGCAAGGTGGTGCGCGCGGAGCTGCGCCCCACGTTCGCCTACGTGTTCGTCGCCGAGGAAGACTGCGCGGCCTTCGAGACCCTCAACGGCAAGCAGCAGGGCACCAAGACGCTGCGGGTGGAGAAGAGCCGCCCCCGGAGCGAGCGCCCCGAGGGCGCGGCGCGTCCGCCCCCTTCGCCCGACGCCGGTCCCGGCGAGGTGAAGCTGTGGACCAACCTGGGCATGGATGACGGGCTGGACGAGGCGAAGTTCACCGCGGCGCTGGAGGCCGCGGGCGCCCCGGCCGGCAAGGTGCTCAAGGCCCTGCTCCGCCCCACCTACGGCTACGCCTACGTGGCGGAGGCGGATGCCCCTGGGTTCGAGGGCCTCAACGGCAAGCAGCACGGCGAGAAGGCGCTCAAGGTCGAGCGTCACCGTCCCCGGGGGGCGCGCGACGACCGGCGCCGCGAGCGCCGGGAGGAGCCGCCCGAGGTGCCCGGGCAGACCCGCCTGTGGGTGAACCTGGGCAAGCAGGACGGGCTCGATGACGCGGGCGTCACCGCCGCGCTCGAGGGCGCTGGGGCTCCCGCGGGCAAGGTGGCCCGCGTGGAGTTGCGGCAGACCTACGCCTACGTGTTCGTCGCCGACGAGGACGCCACGGCCTTCGAGAGCACCCACGGCAAGCCGCACGGCGAGAAGACCCTCAAGCTCGAACGTGCCAAGAAGCGCTGA
- a CDS encoding Glu/Leu/Phe/Val family dehydrogenase, with protein MNAIEETNHYFRKAARIMDVGTPIETVLATPLREVKVQVSIEMDSGEIRTFIGYRIQHDNSRGPMKGGLRYHPLLDAAECASMASLMTWKTAVANLPYGGAKGGITCDPSQLSLKELERLTRKYVDQVQDVIGPSRDIPAPDVNTNPQVMAWIMDQYSRYHGHSPAVVTGKPLELYGSKGREAATGRGLLYICREILRDVNLPMKGTRVAIQGFGNVGSHVARLLWEDGAVVVAVSDMLGGVRNPQGLDIASLFEHVQRTGTVTGYGGGQPCSHEEVLAADCEVLIPAALGHALTRENANTVRARLIVEGANGPTSPEADELLEKRGVLLVPDILANTGGVTVSYFEWVQNLQHLAWEEDRVNAELERTVKESYERVTQIARSRKVSLRTAAFILAIGRVGKATVMRGI; from the coding sequence ATGAACGCCATCGAGGAGACCAACCACTACTTCCGCAAGGCCGCGCGCATCATGGACGTGGGCACGCCCATCGAGACGGTGCTCGCCACGCCGCTGCGCGAGGTGAAGGTGCAGGTCTCCATCGAGATGGACTCCGGGGAGATCCGCACCTTCATCGGCTACCGCATCCAGCACGACAACAGCCGGGGGCCCATGAAGGGCGGCCTGCGCTACCACCCGCTGCTGGACGCGGCCGAGTGCGCCTCCATGGCCTCGCTGATGACGTGGAAGACGGCGGTGGCCAACCTGCCCTACGGCGGCGCCAAGGGCGGGATTACGTGCGACCCGTCCCAGCTCAGCCTCAAGGAGCTGGAGCGCCTGACGCGCAAGTACGTGGACCAGGTGCAGGACGTCATCGGCCCCAGCCGGGACATCCCCGCCCCGGACGTCAACACCAACCCCCAGGTGATGGCGTGGATCATGGACCAGTACTCGCGCTACCACGGCCACTCGCCGGCGGTGGTGACGGGCAAGCCGCTGGAGCTCTACGGCTCCAAGGGCCGCGAGGCCGCCACGGGCCGGGGGCTGCTCTACATCTGCCGGGAAATCCTCCGGGACGTGAACCTTCCGATGAAGGGCACGCGCGTCGCCATCCAGGGCTTCGGCAACGTGGGCAGCCACGTGGCCCGGCTGCTCTGGGAGGACGGGGCGGTGGTGGTGGCCGTCTCGGACATGCTGGGCGGGGTGCGCAACCCGCAGGGGCTGGACATCGCCAGCCTCTTCGAGCACGTGCAGCGCACCGGCACCGTGACGGGCTACGGCGGCGGCCAGCCGTGCTCCCACGAGGAGGTGCTCGCGGCGGACTGCGAGGTGCTCATCCCCGCGGCGCTCGGCCATGCGCTCACCCGGGAGAACGCCAACACCGTGCGCGCGCGCCTCATCGTCGAGGGCGCCAACGGGCCCACCTCGCCCGAGGCCGACGAGCTGCTGGAGAAGCGGGGCGTCCTGCTGGTGCCGGACATCCTGGCCAACACGGGCGGCGTCACCGTCAGCTACTTCGAGTGGGTGCAGAACCTCCAGCACCTGGCCTGGGAAGAGGACCGGGTCAACGCGGAGCTGGAGCGCACGGTGAAGGAGTCCTACGAGCGCGTGACGCAGATCGCCCGCTCGCGCAAGGTGTCGCTGCGCACCGCGGCCTTCATCCTGGCCATTGGCCGGGTGGGCAAGGCCACGGTGATGCGCGGCATCTGA
- the ilvA gene encoding threonine ammonia-lyase: MVTLQDILAARERIRGAIRPSPCPASDYFTERTRCSAVAFKMENLQRTGAFKERGALNKLLTLTPEEKARGVVAASAGNHAQGLAYHARRLGVKATIVMPERTPLIKVSRTRDDYEARVVLKGANFDEAHAEALRIQAQENLVFVHPFNDPHVIAGQGTIGLELLEQVPFVDLVLVPIGGGGLISGVACALKETNPRIQVIGVQAASIASMKSSLEAGQVTELAPGATIAEGIAVRKPGDLTFPMVRKYVDEIVTVDEEEIANAILLLLEQEKSVVEGAGAVGLAALVNGHVPRAVGRNAVVLLCGGNIDMNVISRIIERGLVKAGRLVRLEVSMPDRPGMLARLTAQVAEQRANVVEIHHNRAFSKTGLGEAMVGLTLETTGRAHIQELIAALARQGWQATEET, from the coding sequence ATGGTGACCCTCCAGGACATTCTCGCGGCGCGGGAGCGCATCCGCGGCGCGATCCGGCCCTCGCCCTGCCCCGCTTCGGATTACTTCACGGAGCGCACCCGGTGCTCGGCCGTCGCGTTCAAGATGGAGAACCTGCAGCGCACCGGCGCCTTCAAGGAGCGCGGGGCGCTCAACAAGCTGCTGACGCTCACGCCCGAGGAGAAGGCGCGCGGCGTCGTCGCGGCCTCCGCAGGAAACCACGCCCAGGGGCTCGCCTACCACGCGCGCCGGCTGGGCGTGAAGGCCACCATCGTCATGCCGGAGCGCACCCCGCTCATCAAGGTGTCCCGCACCCGGGATGACTACGAGGCGCGCGTGGTGCTCAAGGGCGCCAACTTCGACGAGGCCCACGCCGAGGCGCTCCGCATCCAGGCGCAGGAGAACCTCGTCTTCGTCCACCCGTTCAATGATCCCCACGTCATCGCGGGCCAGGGCACCATCGGGCTGGAGCTGCTGGAGCAGGTGCCCTTCGTGGACCTGGTGCTGGTGCCCATCGGCGGCGGCGGGCTCATCTCCGGCGTCGCCTGTGCCCTCAAGGAGACCAACCCCCGCATCCAGGTGATCGGCGTGCAGGCCGCCTCCATCGCCAGCATGAAGTCCTCGCTGGAGGCAGGCCAGGTGACGGAGCTGGCCCCGGGAGCCACCATCGCGGAGGGCATCGCCGTGCGCAAGCCGGGCGACCTCACCTTCCCCATGGTGCGCAAGTACGTGGACGAAATCGTCACCGTGGACGAGGAGGAGATCGCCAACGCCATCCTCCTGCTGCTGGAGCAGGAGAAGAGCGTGGTGGAGGGCGCCGGCGCGGTGGGGCTGGCCGCCCTGGTCAATGGCCACGTGCCCCGGGCGGTGGGGCGCAACGCCGTCGTGCTGCTGTGCGGCGGCAACATCGACATGAACGTCATCAGCCGCATCATCGAGCGGGGCCTGGTGAAGGCCGGGCGCCTCGTGCGGCTGGAGGTGAGCATGCCGGACCGGCCCGGCATGCTGGCCCGGCTCACCGCGCAGGTGGCCGAGCAGCGGGCCAACGTGGTGGAGATCCACCACAACCGGGCCTTCTCCAAGACGGGCCTGGGCGAGGCCATGGTGGGCCTGACGCTGGAGACCACCGGCCGTGCCCACATCCAGGAGCTGATCGCGGCGCTGGCCCGGCAGGGCTGGCAGGCCACCGAGGAGACCTGA